Genomic window (Primulina eburnea isolate SZY01 chromosome 8, ASM2296580v1, whole genome shotgun sequence):
caacaattatattttgagtttttgttattgtattatgagattttgtattgaattttttgtattataataattgtataaatataaattaattagacaTGTAGCATtagtttataatattttactaAATTATATGCCAATTATGAGTTTTAttaggtaaattttaatttttttgaaatactcTATTAGGTAATTTCACAGCCTAATAATGAGGGATATGTTTGGTATCATATTTCTAGATTCTTTAAACCCTTCCAAAGAAACACAATATCAACCTATCTCCACCGTTGATATACATTCCATGTCATCGATCCCGATAACGAAAATCGAACGGCCACAGATAATTAATGCGTCAACTGCACAAACCCAACCGCGGTCAAATTTAACTCAACCCTAACCTTACCCTGAGTCATTCAACTCGGGCCCGACTCGCCTCCATTATCTATGAGCGAGCCAGCGAGCGAGAGAACCTCACTGGCAATGGTGTTTTAGAGAGAGACAAATATATACGAAAATTGGAATTCCAAATCTGTTGTGGGAAGCTTCCGCCTCAAagtttaaacaaaaaatttaatcatttacGTTTATTGAATTGGTGGGTAAAGCTTTGTGAATTTGATCAGTAAAGAGAAAGGGTTTGATTAATTAATGGATGAGATCTGGGAGAGGGCGGTGGAGGCTGCATTAGACGGTCAAACGGACGTCGCTTCCGTCCGATCGTTAACCCTCGACGGCGCCGTCAAGTGCCTTCACGGTCGTTTACCTCAGCCGTCACTTTTCGAGAAGTTTCACAGCCTGCAGCACTTCTCCATAGCGAATATAGGCGTCTCGTCGCTAGAGCAGTTCCCTCACCTCCGAAATTTGCAAAGGCTAATCCTGTCAGACAACAGGATTGCCGGAGGCTTAGAGTTCCTTGTTGAAGCGGGTCTTGGATCGCTGCGGGACCTCGACTTGTCCAATAATCGAATTTCTGATATTAACGACTTGAGGCCGTTGGCGGAGCTGAGGTTGGATTCTTTGGATCTTTATGAGTGCCCGGTAACACGGGTGAAGGACTACCGGGCCCAGGTTTTTGGTTTAATTAGGTCTTTGAAGTATTTGGATAAGATGGATGTTGATGAGAATGAGAGGCCGGAATCGGAGGAcgaagaagaggatgaagaagaGGAGGATGATCCTGGGAGCGGAGAGGTTGATGGGGAGGATCATCCGTTTAAGTTGAACAACGGCGATCAAGCTGGGATGGAGGGAGTTGTGGATGTAGACGAGGACGAGGAGagtgatgctgatgaggaggaaaCAGAAATTCCTAGAGTGGTCGACGGGTTGAGCAGAGGTGGCAGGGATTCTCATCCCCATCCGAATGGTTTTGGGGTGGTTGCTGTGGATGGGGAGGATGATAATGATGAAGGAGAAGAAGACGATGATTTGGTGGAGGTGTACGAGGATGACGAGGGAGAGGATGAGGATGTGGTGGAAGTACATGAGATTGATGACAGTGAGGAAGAAGATGGTGTGGAGGAGGATGAGGATGAGGACGAGGATGAAGATGAGGAAGAAGAGGTGAACAATGATGAGAGGGATTTTGGGGAGGCGGGTGGTACTGGGAGGTTGACGAGTGCGGAGGGTGAGATTGATGGGCATGAGCAAGGTGAGGATGATACAGATGAGGACGATAATGGGGAGACTGGGGAAGAAGAACAGGCTGTTGAGGAAGATGGTGATTTTGACGATGAGGATGAGGTGATGGATCCCTCTATATATGAGAAATGGCCTTGCTTTGTTATATATTTTGATGGTTGAATTCAAAGTACAGTTAATTGAGAATTTGCAATGGATTATCTTGCTTTATGCTAATGTTTTTGTGTTATATGAACCGTGAGTAGTATTATTAGCTAATACAGATAGATAGATGCCCAATGCTTGACCTGTGAACTCTAATTGTTGGTGCTTTCTTTACACTGCTCAGGGTTCTTGAGCAGGGGCTGATCCCCCTTTTTACAGCACTTACAAATTTTTTATTGGAAATCAATCTGTCAACTTTAACTTTTTGTTCGTAGGTTATTGTGTGCATATGTAGCTAAAAGTCATTGTCGGtatgtcaaagaaatgttctTTTTTCTGTCATAATTGTCAAGGCTTCTGAAGTTTTTCAATTATGAGTCGAGCACAACATGATTTCATTTTTTGAGCATTTCTGTAGACTCTTACTATTTTTTGTGTTTTGCAATAGCAAAACAATCAAAATGGAagtttttgttgtgaatatatATTGTAGTAGTTTGCTGGAAGCACTTTCGTGCTTGAGAAATCATTTTCTGTAAAAACTTGATGGTTTGAAGTTTCTAGGAAGTTTTATAAAGATGCATGACTAAAAGCGAGCCTTTTCAAGGCCATTAAATACCAATAGGATAAATGAAAAGGGTTCCATGCTGTTAGTTATTCAAGAGGAATATTTTGTGCCATCAAACTCTGCCTGTCGAATCCTTTCTTTGTACATAAAACCTGTGTCTTGCAGTTGTCTTGTTCTGCCATCAATGTCCTGATTACGTGGTTCATCGATCTTATTTTTGTATGCTACTTTTTGTTGTTACTTTAGCTGGGACTGAATTATATGTTATTTTCTGAAATGTGTAATTTTTTCGAAGTTATGGTGTATCTGCAGAATACGAGTGTTTACCCTGTCTCCTTTTAGATTGATTTGCTTTTAATGGTGTGATGATTTGGTAGCTGAGTGTGATTTGTGAACATTCTTTGATTTTGGTTCTCTCTTAATGGCACGTTATTCTTGCATTCTCTTCTCTTTGGATATGCTTAATTTATCCTTGTCTTGTTGCAACGTCCAAAAACTTTTGAAGAAAAAACCATTCTTATTAATTGGATATGAATTTCAAGTATGTTGTTTCAAGTAACTGAATTTAGTTTATTACAGGAGGAAGATTACGACAATGGGTATCTGGTACAACCTGTTGGGCGTGCTGAGCCACAAACAGGTGGTAGTGACCTGGACCCTGGAGACGAGGATGAGGATCCTGAAATCGAGGAAGATCTcgaagaagaagatgatgaggAAAACCTAGATGGGGAAATTCAAGAATTGCCATCATCTTCATCCGACAAAAGGAAAAGAAATGAAGATTCTCAGAAAGATGACGATGATGATATGCTGCCGTTCAGCAAATCTTCGAAGAACCATTAGCGGGAGCAATTGTGGTTACGTGAGGTTTGTTCTTTGAAAATGGCCGACACTTGAAGTCATCTTGGTTTGCAGGTTGCCCTTTGTTCTTATTTTGGAGGGAATTTTGAGGTGGATGAGTGTTATAATGTTTAAAAAGTGGTTATGTATTGGGTTTCAATGCAGTAGCCGTTGGTGCTTGAGTTTAAATGGTAGTTATTTGAGGTGTTCAAACGGAGGGAAAGTAGAAAAAAATTGGATGTTGGAGGAACTTGTTCTTtgaatttgttttgttttgaatttggcttgtatttaaacaaacaaaatacCGGGATCGACGTCGTTTTGTTAAATTGCTTTGCTCCCACGTGCTTACGTGATGTGGTACAGTTagctatcttttttttttactcgttaggcaatataataataataatgtttatggggTTTTCACGACCCTGCAGGTAATGGTTGGAATATAGAAGCACGCTTTTTTGATTTGGGCTGCCTAGCGATTCGGCCCTTCATGAGATTTGCACCAAACGGATCACCGAGTTTTTGGATATCATTTGGCCTCGCTTTACTTCTTTACGCGTAAAACCTGATGTCTTCATCATTTTCGTGATACAGAGTGAACAACTAATTCAaatagttaaaaaaaattatatatagatatcaaaaattatatatagaTATCGTTTGGTACGTGGAATGAGACAAATAGCATGGAATTTATtactatttttaaataataaaatatgtaaAAATGGTAGATAATATAttgtttgatttgattaattgatttgattaaatttgaaataatgtgatattattgttttgttttttttagaatattaataaaatatttataatattatttattaagagtaatattgtaatttcaattcaataatttgattgataatttaattaatatgagATAAATGATTGATAATTTGATTGATAGATGAATAAATAATATAGTGCACGAAATATAAGATTAGATTGGATAAAAATGTAGATAATAATATAGCGAATCAAACGCTACCATGGGGTATGATTCTTGTGTGCCCTGTAATAGtcgtttttgttttattaatgttaaattattttttacatTAGAATTACTGCTTTATACTGTAAAAATGATATTTGGTGATCAATTATTCTGTACAATTTATACTTAAATTGAAGTTTAATAATATTGCCAAAATATATTCTCCTAATGACAAATTTAGTATATTATATCAGCgatctttttttatatatattatggtACGGTACAAATAAATacaacaaaattttattttattagaaaatatatattgacgatgttaatttataaatttcatGGGGTTGAATTCGAAAACCCTGTGACTGGTGGGGTTGGAGTTTCACCTCTCAGCTCCCAAATCCTAATAATAATCGTACCATTAAAATTGCCAAGATTCAATTGCAGTGGGATCAGACAGAGGTGCGATAAATTTCAAGACGGAACGGAACTGTTGCTCCATACCCTTCGTGGGTGTCTGTCATCTTgataaaagtgaaaaagttcACGATCTGACATGTAAGATGAAATCAACCATTTTTTTTGTATGAGATTCAGTGCAAAAAATGCTGAAACTAGCGAGTGCCATCTTTTTCGAGGTGTTGTTCAATATTTGACTCGTGTTGTATTTCTTCGTGAGATCaagttttttattatatattgtgTTAGTTGAGTTCATTCTACCATTGTTCCTGGTTTATCTGAATGTTCTATGTATGTGTTTTGTTGATGGTGATCTCAAAACAAACACGCTAGGTTTGGGCCaaactaaaattaaataaagtcCTTGGTTCATCatgacattttaaaaaaaaattaatgcttTTGTTTCTTATGTATTAATAACAAATAAGGATTATACGTCAAAGTTATACAGAATTAATTAAACGAGAGATCCTTGGTGGTCGGATCATGTGACATTAATATTATGTCATAAATTTCTATATTTGAAAACGTGTAACGTCGCATATTCACTCGTacgtaaaaatatcaaaatttaattcaatatttaaaatcatattAATAAATGCATCAAAATAATTATAGAATATCAAATAtactttaaaaaatatataagaaatggtttttaatataaaactaaataaacaaaaatagtTTTAATATACACATATCGTTTGGCCACTTTTGCATAATTACGAATCCGACAGTCAGCAGTCTTAATCACTTGATTTGAATCATGTGTGTCATATATGTTTTCTAGGAAGAACGAGTATAGCGCTAATTCTAGTACACTGGAGAGAGAAGCTAGAGCATTTTGCTGACAAGCGAAGGCCACTCACATATTCACAACTCTAGAACACACACAACAAGAAATGGATTCATCTTAAACTGCAGCAAAGAAATTGATCAGAAATAGTTCTTGATATATCATGATCCCATCACACCTCCATATTTTGCAGAGCCTTTAATAATTGGAAACGCTTTTGAAACAAGATCATTTGCACCTTCGACGACTCTTATTGAGAGAATCACTTTTACTTGACATGGCTTGATTAGGCAACTCAGGTTTATCTTAGGTAAAGCTTGGATTGATAGTTTTGAATTAATGGATTTGGTTGGATGAACAAAATTCAAGTAGATTTCAAATTCACTTCATTTCAAGTTTTTAACGAAAACATTTCTAGCTAGCTACTTGGAAACACAATTATCATCAGACAACAGATGAGTAAGCAATATGAAACTCAAGAACTTTATCTCAGACTTCCAGGCAAGACACAAACCTTTCTAGCTTGCTACTTGGAAACACTGTTGTCTATTTATTAAtagatatgcatgtatacagaAAAACAAGCTACCCCTGCTAAACGTGTGGTATGGTGAATTTGCCAACTCTTGGCGACAGCAAGAATTGTGTATCAGAAACAGTCAAGATCTTTGGTATAGACATTCCGCCCGAGATCACTATCTCTACCGTCACATGCAAAGAAAAAGGAGAAGGTACACCGTATCAATAGTCTCTCAAGTCTTAAAAAATCCAAGAAAGTTCTAAATTTGTAGTTTTGCGTCAAGATTTTACCTATGCCCTCTCGAACTGAAAGATTAGGCCTCATAATTTCTTTCGAATTGATAAGAAATATGTCTCCAAGATAAAGGTGGTTTGTGGGCACATAAACACAACAAAGTTCCTCTGCACCTGTACTTTTACGAAGAATAACAGTCGACGTAATGAAGCCAAACGTATACTCTCCAATACGAGGATGTTTTACAATCGCCACTTCTTTGAAGGCTTGAGATGTCTGATCTGAACAAGTGAAAGGTACTCGGTATCTCTAACAGATGTGATATTTGCTAaacaagctagatttacctggAGAAATCGCTGCACTGATTTGTTTTGAGGCTGCATATATGTAACTCATAAGGGGCATCTTCTTAATAAACCATTCCCCCAAAGCAAGAACCGACGTACCAACCCAAGAAGACATGAACACTCCAACCAAGAAGATGAAAGTAATTGAGGTCACAAAGCCCAGGCCTGCCATTGAAAAATCAAAACTATAGGCATTATTGCTGAGACCTGTATCATTTTGTTGCCTCAAATATggaatccttttttttttttgtatcatTACACAAATCTGGAATAAGCAGCTACTGAAGCATACCGAATGAGTTGATTCCCAGATGGCTATAAACTGGGGAGAAGAAGCCATCCACAAAATGAATGAACCACCAAGTGAAGTAGAATGTGATGGCTATTGGAAGTAAGATAACACTGCAAAAATGTAACCATTTGGCAAAGATTATTATGAAAACATGCACAGAAAACAAATTTCTAGACGTTCTCTGATCTTCGTATGAAACATTCGAAAAGAAAAAGGTTCAACCACTTTTATGATTGCTCGGGCAAAGAACAACAAGCCACTGGCTCGTGAAAAGCAATTGTTGGGAAACCAAAAAGTAGTTAGCTTTCGACATTTAATCTCTTTCAGATACTACTTAAAGTGTTAATTATGAACAAGGAATAGGAAAACAACTGAGATTTAATAAACTCAGTAAAAATTTGGACATAATAAGTTACATGGAAGTGATAGAACATGGAAAGAAATCTATACCTTGTTTTGAATATATATTCTTGAATGGATCAAAGAACACTCACACAGTTGAGTTTTCCATTCTAATTCAAGGAAGttaattcatgattttatatggtTCTTGCTTTGTCTCAAAGTTCATCGTGTACAAAAATAAGCATAAATGAGCAAGGAAAACAGCAAGTAAGGAAGTAGCAAAATCTAGCAGCAAACATAACTGACCATCCTGTCATAAACTTTTTCGATGCCCAACTACGAATAACCTTGCTGAATGCCTGCAAAAGAGACCCGAAAACATCAACACGTTTCCCTGCaaatcttttgatcactcaCAGAACATCAAGAATCCATCATCATCAAGTTAATCAGATAGATTCAGACAGAAAAGATAGCAAAGAGTGAGCCCTATCAGTCTTCCACGACTGGAAATacgaataattatttaaaaacgcAGCTTTCACACTCcacctttaaaatttcattaaaatatttcCACGTACAAACGCTCCACTTCCCCTAAATTTAAAACCAGGTACACACGATCGACTTACTATTCATTACGTAAACAAGGCTCAGTCTTTATCAAATTTGAATAATATTCACGCCATGCATGCTATTTGGAGGATAAAATCAAGTGAACGATCACGACGACATACGTACGATTACTGGAAGAGAAAAAAAGAAGCTGATCACCTCCTTGCCCGCGGAGGATTGATGGGAGGCGGTGGGGGAATCGAATGGAGATGATGATTTGGAGGAAGAATCATCAAATCCTCCGACGGTGGAAAGAGTGGGTATAAGGCGTTCCAGATCTCTATCCTTCTGCTCTCTCGTTCCCATCCAGATTATGTCTGTTACAATTTTACCCAACCCTTCACTCTTATAGTTATATATGTATTCAACTCATGTTGAAATCTACCACTGTACTATTGTAAGTCATTTGGATCAAAAAAATGTTGATAAGAATAATCAAATTTTTGATTATTTAACTCTTTACTCCAATCTATAtcatttagaaataaatattggtgttttttaaaatgtttacaTCTTTCGTATTAAATGAACATTTGTACGTGTTATCATAAAAACCAAAATCTATGTAATATGGGTGGGCCCATTTTGCAAGAAAGCAGCCATTTTTTGTTTCGGCCTGTGAGCCTGGGCCTGCTTTCAATAGATTAAAATGGAAAAATGTAAATAATCTAGGGCCCACGATGGATGATACGTTTTGGCAGAAGCCCGTCCTGTTTCACGGGCACTTTTACACTTTTTACATTacgttattattatattaaccgagagattttttaattatttaaatttagtgTGACGTTGTGATACTATAAAATTGTCATATAACCCATGTCTTATATTCTTGGACAACGGCATAGCGTATTATCGAGTTCATGTATGAGTCGGACATGTGATTTACGTAGGATTCACTCATATTTTGATCCATCCAACATATATATGTTAAATGAGTGTGTATCTCATTTTAGTGTACACTAGCTTAAACCGCATATCTCTGCAGGGATTCCAGTGACTGAACATCATTTCATCTCCCATTAAAACAACCCTCGTCGAATCGATAGACATTTAGAATTTTCTTGACACCATGGCCTCTATTATAAGTTTTGTTACTTGCAAGATCAGTGAAACTTGTCCACTATTTTGTGTGTAGCAGAGTTAAAGAAGAATGCAATTTCTTCGGTTTGGCCACATGGTTAAGGTCTTGTCTGGGTGAGTATACTTTTCTGGAATGGTTGTGCCTCTTGCTCTGCCATTCTACCCATTTACAGAAGTAATAAAGACTGCCCTTACCCCAGTGGTAATAGTCCTCGGTAATTGCATTTCCAGTTATCCTTTCATTCTTCAAAATTGCATCCTCTCTCGTACAGGAAGATGACATTTTTCCTGTAGTAGTACTGGTCTTCTACCAGATTGGGCTTTATCTAATTTAATTTGGGTACTGCGACGGATTCAAATCAACAAGTGAAACTGTCGAAATAGGTCCTAATCGTTCAATCAACACTACATTGATATGAATCCGAAAATAATCTGGAAAAAAGTTCtctttttaaatttatgttatTTGGTATTTCACATAATAATTTTCTCTTAGTCTTCGAAAACTCGTAGGGTCAtgaataatacataaatataaaaatactaaaatatttgaaattagtaaaattcttgaattttacACAAACACCTGTCAAAGAAAACTGGACACGCGTTGAACTCCTCGCAGCGCAGACCATGTTTTTGATGGCTGATTCATAGGTTTCTGAATGGCCAATTTGTCTTCACCTATTACAGATGTCCACTCTTTTGTAATAAACAATAcacaatataataatattaatcatATATACCTCCGTCCTCCTTGAAGAACGCAGACCGTGGCTTATCTTGCAGGTAATATGTTTAGTATTCTAAGATGTACACGAGCGCAGACCCCATCTACTCTTTTTCCATCTTATCAGCAAAAGATTATCGGTAAGACCTCAAAAATCCGTTACGCACAAGCTGCAGCCGGACACGGAGAATCAGACAGAATGGACAAACTAAACGAGCAACTTGAAACCGATAAAGGGTAATTGGTAGATGAATACATATATCCAGTTTTGTATACTGTTTTGATATGGAAAAATTTTACGATTTTTCTGTTGTTATGTAATAGGGACACGATGAGCCATTCGTTCGGAGAAGGATACGCAACGAGGTCGGAGGAAGAAGGTTTCGGGGGAACTTATGCACGGAACCAGACCCTGAATAAGGAAGACGAGGAAGATAAAGTTGTTCATGAGAATCAAGGGAGTGAAGTGAAGGAGAAGGAAAGTGGGAGGGACCAGTGCAAGCCCGCATCATAAGAAAACAATCTGGTGATGATGGACAAGAGATTATATAATCtgcacctttttttttttttttttctgtttcttctatatttacatatatcatgtaataaGGTAGTGGTTTAAATATCAAGTCGTCCCAAGTTTTCTAGTTATTGTAACGATGATATAGGCGCGGGAGTGGATTGGTATTGCATATTTTGGCTTTGACAGTTGTATAATTTTATGCGTACATGGAAGACAAGTTTACGGTATTTGGCTTAATATGATGTATTATTGCTTTGTAGATTAGAAGAACCGAAATATTGTTGGGATTCCTTACATGGTGTATATGATATTGTGTGTATTCATTAATCAATTTATAGAAATAGAAAAATTGTTTGGTTGGTGTAATGAAATATGATGTCAACCAAGTTCTATATCGATGTAAGCCGACATTCGTGACCAAAACTCTAAATTTCCAACTGTTAAAATCGCAAATAATGGTGGAAAAAATGGATCGGTTTCAGTTTCGTTGAAGTCAAGATCGTCCCGCGCCATTCTTTAGTATCCTTATCTTATCCACTATATGATCTTTGTATTTTGTTGGTATTTGGGGTGAATGAGTTGAGATGCTGCTAAATATGTATATGCTTTCATTTTACGGTTCGTCTGGAAACAATTTCATCTAAAAAataaactgaatttctggttttTTCCGTAAAGGCCAAACACTGAAAttatatgaaatttttatgTCTAACTTTTTTAGAGTTTCAGCCAAAGTGGTCGACTTTTAttgaaaaaaacaataataatccATCTATATATTATTGATCAAATAAGGATATAGATAGCATGCAACAACAActcttgttacatcatcaattgTCACGACTCAATAATATTTTCGTTAATCATAAATATGTTATTgttatttcttttcttttcttttttttttttacacgaGAAGACAATCAAAGAAGTTGCAAAATTTTGTATCACTAATTAaagtattatatattatatttataaatttataatggATCGGATTGGATCGTATACGAACATTTAGTCAAAAGGCAGTATTGTATTCAATTGTCATAGTCATgagtaaaaacaaaaaaaagacCGCTGAAGTGCTTATAATTTTGTTTcttatgaaaatatattttattttgattttcaaaCGTTCTATTACACTATGACACGTTAGGTACACGTTTCTTTGTCA
Coding sequences:
- the LOC140838303 gene encoding acidic leucine-rich nuclear phosphoprotein 32-related protein-like, translating into MDEIWERAVEAALDGQTDVASVRSLTLDGAVKCLHGRLPQPSLFEKFHSLQHFSIANIGVSSLEQFPHLRNLQRLILSDNRIAGGLEFLVEAGLGSLRDLDLSNNRISDINDLRPLAELRLDSLDLYECPVTRVKDYRAQVFGLIRSLKYLDKMDVDENERPESEDEEEDEEEEDDPGSGEVDGEDHPFKLNNGDQAGMEGVVDVDEDEESDADEEETEIPRVVDGLSRGGRDSHPHPNGFGVVAVDGEDDNDEGEEDDDLVEVYEDDEGEDEDVVEVHEIDDSEEEDGVEEDEDEDEDEDEEEEVNNDERDFGEAGGTGRLTSAEGEIDGHEQGEDDTDEDDNGETGEEEQAVEEDGDFDDEDEEEDYDNGYLVQPVGRAEPQTGGSDLDPGDEDEDPEIEEDLEEEDDEENLDGEIQELPSSSSDKRKRNEDSQKDDDDDMLPFSKSSKNH
- the LOC140837662 gene encoding protein LIKE COV 3-like — translated: MGTREQKDRDLERLIPTLSTVGGFDDSSSKSSSPFDSPTASHQSSAGKEAFSKVIRSWASKKFMTGCVILLPIAITFYFTWWFIHFVDGFFSPVYSHLGINSFGLGFVTSITFIFLVGVFMSSWVGTSVLALGEWFIKKMPLMSYIYAASKQISAAISPDQTSQAFKEVAIVKHPRIGEYTFGFITSTVILRKSTGAEELCCVYVPTNHLYLGDIFLINSKEIMRPNLSVREGIEIVISGGMSIPKILTVSDTQFLLSPRVGKFTIPHV
- the LOC140837663 gene encoding uncharacterized protein, coding for MFSILRCTRAQTPSTLFPSYQQKIIGKTSKIRYAQAAAGHGESDRMDKLNEQLETDKGDTMSHSFGEGYATRSEEEGFGGTYARNQTLNKEDEEDKVVHENQGSEVKEKESGRDQCKPAS